Within Rhododendron vialii isolate Sample 1 chromosome 12a, ASM3025357v1, the genomic segment ATAAATCATCATTGTGTTTCTAGGGTTTAAGCTTTCAGCTATTTTTCTTATGTCATCCTCACTTCCACCTCCAGAATTATTTAGGTATTGGCAAGACGATGTTGCTATAATTAGGTTGAATAACTCGAAAAAACATGTTCATTGCGTATGTACAAAGAATACATAGAAAaaaggcttaattgcaagaacaccccctaaactatcgcattttggcaagttcacccccttaagtttaaattcgagcaaTTTCACCCCCCAaactaccaaattcgagcaacttcacccctcccccattttccgtccatttctgttataaatttggatggaaagtttCAAAATTGGGTACCAGTACCACCTAAAATTCGGTACCAGTACCAAATGTGGaaactttccatccaaatttataacagaaatggacggaaaatgggggagggggtgaagttgctcgaatttggtagtttggggggtgaagttgctcgaatttaaacttaagggggtgAACTTGCCAAAACGCGATAATTTagggggtgttcttgcaattaagcctaGAAAAAACCCAACTTTTTTCTATGGCAAACCAATGCGATAAGTTTCTAACACAAGTATTCAATTAGCTCGGACTTGTTTAGTATTGAATtagaaaccaagacaaaaataGTTCTCCAATACGAATCGATGATAGGTGTTCTTTGTTCCCATCTCTGTAACTCGAGTTTAGCCACCGGAGTCAACCTCCTAAAAGGGATGATCGATCAAGCAAAGTACCGCTACTTTTTAAAGAACAAGGTGTTTCAGATGTAACAAAATATGATGGAGAAGCGTACGTCCTAAACCTAGTCCTGTTCAAATATTCAACCTAGGAAAAGAACACTTGAAAGAGCAATGTTTCATTCACATGATACAGGCCAGAATGAATGTAATATCCCCAAATGTTGCTTTGTTTTTATTCATATCAAGCAACTACTAGATAATCCAAAAGAATTCAATCTTTTTTCTGTTTCGCGTAATAAAAGccaaagaaaatagaaacaaattGAATGAGCCCCTTACCTGCAACTTTTGATACTGAAACCTTAACACTAACAGCATCTGCATTGGAAACTCACTATTAACAATCCACATCTCTATGCCGAGTCAACTCCGGCTTCTCCTGAATTTCTACTCTGCTCCCCAGTGTTCACTAAACTTGCATCACTTCGACAAACTGGACAAACAGCTGTTTTCGACAACCATGAATCGATACAGTGAGCATGGTAACTGTGTTGGCAATTAGGCAGCAACCTGCACATTTCCCCCACCTTGAAGCTCTCCAAACAAACAGCACATTCCATTTGATTACTACTCTTTCccctctccacctcctcctccacttTATAATCAAAAGAAGGGAGTTTCTTGATGTCATCTAAAGACATGTTCGGTCTTCTGCTGTTACTCCTTTGAACGACCATAGCGTTTGCATTATTGTCAAAAGCCCCCGTCCTGGATGCTAAGCAAACATGAATTGTCACCAAAACACCAATAGCCATACAGAATAAGAGCGCCGAGAGGAAGACGTCCGTCACCATAGTCTTGATTTGGCAATACCCAGAAAAATACTCAAAATCCCCGGATTTCCTCGGATGCAAATCACCCACCAAACCCAGAAGAAGAATTAGTACCCAGCAAAAAATCACCTCCGAATACCCAGATTTTCTCTCATGTCATTGATGGCAAACACCATCACTTCCCAGCAATTCTGGTGTACCCGGTTAATGTCGATCCCATTCTCGAACTTTTCATGTACGTTGGGTTGGATATAGCGAAAAGTTCCAAAATGCCAGGTTGTTCAGGCCAGTTGTTGGGCAGGATGTTACAGATGGTATCAGAGCCCAAACCAACTAATCGAAAAGTATGGATGCAGGTCCCAAAAGGGTGCAGCTTGTGTGCTTGAAGCTAGGAGGGGACAAAACCAAGCACCTCTTTTTCTAATCTATGAATTTGAAATGGACGCAATGATTGAAGGAGTTTAGGAGGGGAACCTTTAGTCTCAATTTAAAAAACTTGAGCATTGGGTTACATTAAAACTTGAGCTTTGGGTTACATTAAACTATCGGGCAGTTGTTGTCGATGATTATGAAGTTTACAAGAATTATAGACACAATGGTGATTTTTGGTGGTGATTGATGTGTACGCTTTGCGCAAATACCATTCAGATAGTTGACTTCCTGTATAAACAAACTAAACTTGAATATGTTTATGATTGACGATACTCCTAGCACGAATCGCTCATCCGA encodes:
- the LOC131309631 gene encoding RING-H2 finger protein ATL39-like, producing the protein MVTDVFLSALLFCMAIGVLVTIHVCLASRTGAFDNNANAMVVQRSNSRRPNMSLDDIKKLPSFDYKVEEEVERGKSSNQMECAVCLESFKVGEMCRLLPNCQHSYHAHCIDSWLSKTAVCPVCRSDASLVNTGEQSRNSGEAGVDSA